A stretch of the Sphingobacteriales bacterium genome encodes the following:
- a CDS encoding inorganic phosphate transporter encodes MTSNRRHETALLSASVWNLATWYFGIPASSSHGLIGGIIGAVIAVRVHPRQKMAGFGKQLSRYSFLPLSALQQDG; translated from the coding sequence ATAACGAGTAACCGTCGTCACGAGACAGCGCTGCTCAGTGCGAGCGTCTGGAATCTGGCCACCTGGTATTTTGGTATTCCGGCAAGTTCTTCGCACGGACTGATAGGCGGTATTATCGGGGCGGTGATAGCGGTTCGGGTCCATCCGCGGCAAAAGATGGCTGGGTTTGGAAAACAATTATCGCGTTACTCATTTCTCCCGTTATCGGCTTTACAGCAGGATGGCTGA
- a CDS encoding KUP/HAK/KT family potassium transporter, with the protein MYPHLPTIPIVLTILLLLFVFQQFGTSAIGKTFGPIMLLWFSAISTLGILQILKNPEILNVWNPYYAVHLLTNYPRDFGFWALSSYVLRSRSLIC; encoded by the coding sequence TTGTATCCACATCTACCAACGATTCCTATTGTATTGACGATCTTATTGTTGTTGTTTGTTTTTCAGCAATTCGGCACAAGCGCCATCGGCAAAACATTCGGCCCCATTATGCTTCTGTGGTTTTCTGCTATTAGCACATTGGGTATCTTGCAAATACTGAAAAATCCGGAAATATTAAATGTCTGGAATCCATACTATGCTGTACACTTGTTGACAAACTATCCCAGGGATTTTGGATTCTGGGCGCTGTCTTCTTATGTACTACGGAGCAGAAGCCTTATATGCTGA
- a CDS encoding inorganic phosphate transporter, which translates to MSMSIMGAGAGDRVSKVRWTVLKDILLAWVLTVPITALLSASYILLFTLFLKFNDGTFWYKR; encoded by the coding sequence GTGAGTATGTCCATCATGGGCGCCGGTGCCGGTGACAGGGTTTCCAAAGTCCGATGGACGGTATTAAAAGATATTCTTTTAGCCTGGGTGCTGACCGTGCCGATTACAGCTCTGCTTTCCGCGTCTTATATTTTATTGTTCACTTTATTTCTAAAGTTTAACGATGGGACTTTTTGGTACAAAAGGTGA
- a CDS encoding KUP/HAK/KT family potassium transporter, with product MGIIFGDIGTSPLYVMKAIISNNTISKELSMVALPVYSGHC from the coding sequence ATGGGTATCATCTTTGGTGATATCGGTACTTCCCCACTTTATGTTATGAAAGCCATTATCAGCAACAATACCATCAGTAAGGAGCTGAGTATGGTGGCGCTTCCTGTATATTCTGGACATTGCTGA